ACATAGAGTTGTCCTAATTTCGACGACAGGACGACCGTCGCCGGTTGGTCGAGCGCGTCATTGCCTGGCTCCAGTGGCAACGACGGCTCCTCGTGAGCAGGAGTACGGTGCCACCAACTTCCTGAAGATTGCGCAGCTCGTGTGTGTTACAAGCCTCCTCAAGCTATTTGAGATGGGTACTAGACCGGCGTGGCGCAGACATGATGCACGTGGAGCAGAAGGTTCTGCCGATTGGGCACGCCGACCTTGTCGAAGATGTTCGTCATGTGATGCCGGACCGTACTGTCACTAATCGACAACTGATAGGCGATGTCTTTGTTCGAGAGTCCCTGCCCTACCAATCGGATAATCTCGCGTTCCCGCTCGGTCAAGACTTCTGGCCACGCCCGCGATGGTGCGTTGGGGTTGTCCTGCTTTGTGACGGGGGGCCCGAGGCCCAGCCCCACGGCGCCGTTCCCATCCCCATAGGCCTGGGGTGGGGCGGGAGCATACAGCGCCTCAATTACTGCAAGCATGACGGTGGGCGGTTGAATCTTGAGAATAATGCCGTCGACACCGGCGGCAAATGCCTCGCGCGTGCGGTCCTGGTCCTCAAGCCCGCATAACAGCACGATCTTACTGGTCGTGGCAAACTCCCGAATCTGGTTGATGGTACCGACGGCGTCGTGTTCGGTCTCCAGATCCAAGATAAACACGTCTGCTCGTGCCCCGACCGGGAATCCGTCCGAGATCCTCCACTGGGA
This is a stretch of genomic DNA from Nitrospira sp.. It encodes these proteins:
- a CDS encoding response regulator transcription factor; amino-acid sequence: MTDTSAVSPSLMIAILSRQCLVWFGLQKILGGRATVQMVVPPSQWRISDGFPVGARADVFILDLETEHDAVGTINQIREFATTSKIVLLCGLEDQDRTREAFAAGVDGIILKIQPPTVMLAVIEALYAPAPPQAYGDGNGAVGLGLGPPVTKQDNPNAPSRAWPEVLTEREREIIRLVGQGLSNKDIAYQLSISDSTVRHHMTNIFDKVGVPNRQNLLLHVHHVCATPV